A stretch of bacterium DNA encodes these proteins:
- the metK gene encoding methionine adenosyltransferase produces MADTFVFTSESVTEGHPDKVCDKVSDSVLDAAKGFDPASRVACESLATEGILFLTGEVSKACLQNIDFEKVAREAVRRIGYTDPSIGFDADTSQVIVKMKPQSEDISVGVSGAGTFKEMGAGDQGMMFGYATDEGRKAGLDTELMPTPIFLAHKLAKRLTEVRKSGLLPGLYPDGKTQVSVEYVNGVPRAIRNVVVSSHHRKDYKLADLRADILDNVIIPVLGHIGLIDENDLAVEKGNIESRKVFINPTGIFSEGGPKADAGLTGRKIIVDTYGGMGRHGGGAFSGKDPSKVDRSAAYMARYVAKNVVAAGLADVCEVEIAYAIGVAEPVSVYVSTSGAKYPADKIVAAIRQVFNLKPAGIIETLNLQRPIYEPTAAYGHFGRTGEGFTWERTDKVAALKAAVS; encoded by the coding sequence ATGGCGGATACGTTCGTTTTCACATCCGAATCGGTGACCGAGGGGCATCCGGACAAGGTCTGCGACAAGGTCAGCGACAGTGTTCTGGACGCGGCCAAGGGTTTCGACCCTGCCAGCCGCGTGGCTTGCGAATCTCTGGCGACCGAGGGCATTCTTTTCCTGACCGGTGAGGTCTCGAAAGCCTGCCTGCAGAACATAGATTTCGAGAAAGTGGCCCGCGAGGCCGTGCGCCGGATCGGCTACACCGACCCGAGTATCGGTTTCGACGCCGACACCAGCCAGGTGATTGTCAAGATGAAGCCCCAGAGCGAGGACATCTCGGTCGGGGTGAGCGGTGCGGGCACGTTCAAGGAGATGGGCGCCGGAGACCAGGGCATGATGTTCGGCTACGCCACGGATGAGGGCCGCAAGGCCGGCCTGGACACCGAGCTGATGCCCACCCCCATTTTCCTGGCCCACAAGCTGGCCAAGCGCCTGACCGAGGTGCGCAAAAGCGGCCTGCTGCCCGGCCTGTATCCGGACGGCAAGACCCAGGTCTCGGTGGAGTACGTTAACGGCGTGCCCAGGGCGATCCGCAACGTGGTGGTCAGCAGCCACCACCGCAAGGACTACAAGCTGGCCGACCTTCGCGCCGACATCCTGGACAACGTGATCATCCCCGTGCTCGGCCACATCGGCCTGATCGACGAGAACGACCTGGCCGTGGAGAAAGGCAACATCGAGAGCCGCAAGGTGTTCATCAACCCGACCGGCATTTTCTCGGAGGGCGGCCCGAAAGCGGATGCCGGCCTGACCGGCCGCAAGATCATCGTCGACACCTACGGCGGCATGGGCCGTCACGGCGGCGGCGCTTTCAGCGGCAAGGACCCGTCCAAGGTGGACCGCTCGGCGGCCTACATGGCTCGCTACGTGGCCAAGAACGTGGTGGCCGCCGGCCTGGCGGATGTCTGCGAGGTCGAGATCGCTTACGCCATCGGCGTGGCCGAGCCGGTCTCGGTCTATGTCTCCACCTCCGGCGCCAAGTACCCGGCTGACAAGATCGTGGCCGCGATCCGCCAGGTGTTCAACCTGAAACCGGCCGGGATCATCGAGACCTTGAACCTGCAGCGCCCGATCTACGAGCCCACCGCGGCCTACGGCCATTTCGGCCGCACCGGGGAGGGTTTCACCTGGGAGCGCACGGACAAGGTGGCGGCCCTCAAGGCCGCGGTGAGCTGA
- a CDS encoding TIM barrel protein, which yields MKAEIMNESLSRRQVLKASALTLGAAALTACGQAPSAGGAEAAPAAAPAVKNMNLSLAAYSMRDELTAGKMDIFGFIDYCAELNIPGAELTSYYFKPDFDKAYLHEIKHHAHRSGIVVSGTAIGNDFCLPTPEERDAEVAKVKQWIDNSVEFFAPHIRIFGGKLKEGMDKQQMIVQIADCIKKCLDYAGERGVFLGLENHGGITEYVEDHLAICDAVGTHPWFGINLDGGNYHHDAWESLAKAIPRSVNVQVKVDMYDNEDKEFPVDLPRLAKLLSDGGYKGWVALEYESKEDPRTAIPRWIGEMKKAFGCGA from the coding sequence ATGAAAGCGGAAATAATGAACGAATCCCTCTCGCGCCGTCAGGTGCTCAAGGCCTCGGCCCTCACCCTGGGCGCGGCCGCCCTGACTGCCTGCGGACAGGCGCCCTCCGCCGGAGGGGCGGAGGCAGCCCCGGCCGCCGCGCCCGCGGTAAAGAACATGAACCTCTCCCTGGCCGCCTACTCGATGCGCGATGAGCTTACCGCCGGCAAGATGGACATCTTCGGCTTCATCGACTACTGCGCCGAGCTGAACATCCCGGGAGCGGAGCTCACCTCCTACTATTTCAAGCCCGATTTCGACAAAGCCTACCTGCACGAGATCAAGCACCACGCCCACCGCTCCGGGATCGTAGTCAGCGGCACGGCGATAGGCAACGATTTCTGCCTGCCCACCCCGGAGGAGCGTGACGCTGAGGTGGCCAAGGTCAAGCAGTGGATCGACAACTCGGTCGAGTTTTTCGCCCCGCACATCCGTATTTTCGGCGGCAAGCTGAAAGAGGGCATGGACAAGCAGCAAATGATAGTCCAGATCGCCGACTGCATCAAGAAATGCCTGGACTACGCCGGCGAGCGCGGTGTGTTCCTGGGCCTGGAGAACCACGGCGGGATCACTGAGTACGTGGAGGACCACCTGGCGATCTGCGACGCGGTGGGGACTCACCCCTGGTTCGGGATCAACCTGGACGGCGGCAACTACCATCACGATGCCTGGGAGTCACTGGCCAAGGCCATTCCCCGCTCCGTGAACGTCCAGGTTAAAGTTGACATGTACGACAACGAGGACAAAGAGTTCCCGGTGGACCTGCCGCGCCTGGCCAAGCTGCTGAGTGACGGAGGCTACAAGGGCTGGGTCGCCCTGGAGTACGAGTCGAAAGAGGACCCGCGCACGGCTATTCCGCGCTGGATCGGTGAGATGAAAAAAGCGTTCGGTTGCGGAGCCTGA
- a CDS encoding class I tRNA ligase family protein produces MDKKQKVLVTSALPYANGPIHLGHLAGAYLPADVFVRYCRLKGLDVLYIGGTDEHGVPITIAADKSGQTPQQVVDHWHAHISDSFRRAG; encoded by the coding sequence ATGGATAAAAAACAGAAAGTTCTCGTAACCAGCGCCCTGCCCTACGCCAACGGCCCCATTCACCTGGGCCACCTGGCCGGGGCCTACCTTCCGGCGGATGTGTTCGTGCGCTATTGCCGTCTCAAGGGCCTGGATGTGCTGTACATCGGCGGGACGGATGAGCATGGGGTGCCGATCACCATCGCCGCGGACAAGAGCGGCCAGACCCCGCAGCAGGTGGTGGACCACTGGCACGCCCACATCTCCGACTCGTTCCGCCGCGCCGG
- a CDS encoding class I SAM-dependent rRNA methyltransferase — MQKVKVTLARGREKPVLGGHPWIFSGAVRSVEPAGATAGSACDIVSQDGAWLAAGYLNSASQIICRVVSREPGESWARPLLEQRLDQALSLRERIRPPDTDCLRLVNSEGDFLPGMVVDRYGPGLVVELNTAGAETLRPELVRALVERLEPEFVFENSTGPARAEEGLEPVKGPLYGEVTDNLTVTEHGHRFRVDPVAGQKTGFFLDQRENRALSARWMSPGARALNLFCYSGAFSVYLAAAGAASVTGVDSSVPALETAAENYRLNGLDPAAHPLVREDAFEYLRHDSGPYALTVCDPPPLARRSSHVERASRAYKDINRLALGALAPGGVLLTFSCSGHVDPRLFRQIVFAAAVEAGRTVRVLQVLGAGADHPVSLFHPEGEYLKGLLLQVE; from the coding sequence ATGCAGAAAGTGAAAGTCACGCTCGCCCGGGGCCGTGAAAAGCCGGTCCTGGGCGGGCATCCCTGGATTTTCAGCGGGGCGGTGCGCAGCGTGGAGCCAGCCGGTGCGACGGCCGGTTCGGCCTGCGACATCGTTTCGCAGGACGGCGCCTGGCTGGCGGCGGGCTATCTCAACAGCGCCAGCCAGATAATCTGCCGCGTGGTGAGCCGTGAGCCGGGAGAGTCCTGGGCCAGGCCGCTTCTGGAGCAACGCCTGGATCAGGCCCTGTCCCTGCGTGAGCGGATCAGGCCCCCGGACACGGATTGCCTGCGCCTGGTCAACTCGGAGGGCGATTTCCTTCCCGGCATGGTGGTGGACCGCTACGGGCCCGGCCTGGTGGTGGAACTGAACACCGCCGGGGCGGAGACGCTGCGCCCGGAGCTGGTCCGGGCCCTGGTGGAGCGCCTGGAGCCGGAATTCGTGTTCGAGAACAGCACCGGCCCGGCGCGCGCCGAGGAGGGGCTGGAGCCGGTCAAGGGGCCGTTGTACGGCGAAGTCACGGACAATTTGACTGTGACCGAGCACGGCCACCGTTTCCGGGTGGACCCGGTCGCCGGGCAGAAAACCGGTTTCTTCCTGGACCAGCGCGAGAACCGCGCCCTGTCCGCGCGCTGGATGAGCCCCGGGGCACGGGCGCTCAACCTGTTCTGCTACAGCGGGGCTTTCTCGGTCTACCTGGCCGCCGCCGGGGCCGCGAGCGTGACCGGGGTGGATTCCTCGGTCCCGGCGCTCGAGACCGCGGCGGAGAACTACCGCCTCAACGGCCTCGACCCGGCCGCGCACCCGCTGGTCCGGGAGGATGCTTTCGAGTACCTGCGCCATGACAGCGGGCCCTATGCTCTTACGGTCTGCGACCCGCCGCCCCTGGCCAGGCGTTCCTCGCATGTCGAGCGGGCCAGCCGGGCCTACAAGGACATCAACCGTCTGGCCCTGGGCGCCCTCGCGCCCGGCGGGGTGCTGCTCACGTTCTCCTGCTCGGGCCACGTGGACCCGCGCCTGTTCCGTCAGATCGTGTTCGCCGCGGCGGTGGAGGCGGGCCGCACGGTGCGGGTGCTGCAAGTCCTGGGCGCGGGCGCGGACCATCCGGTCAGCCTGTTCCATCCCGAGGGCGAATATCTGAAAGGGTTGCTGCTGCAGGTGGAGTGA
- a CDS encoding trimethylamine methyltransferase family protein, whose translation MEAQMARLSGRVRVLSDREMQLVHSAALDILAGVGLRVHHDRARQHLIEAGGSLCADGLTVKIPTDVVENAVAHLRRDFLSPARVGLKQAQRYSEFSYWQRGEELHHDFAVNAGGFCALLLDLEGRRRYATLEDVYDSFKLINALDEITWSGLPVSDQGMPHELRCVTLAAELVKYTRKIGGIEAWSVADIRAIEEIAIVVRGSREALLREPVLVGYAETRSPLALDPNMAEIFIEYVRRGLPQSLDTMPAAGTTAPASGAATLALGLAETLAGLVLGWAVNPEAVLSLDFTGGYCDMGTLSFPYAGPDRATLLGARIQIFRELYGITAGVHGGKTNSCEPGFQAGMEKALSSLFPLLCGACGIGTVGQLEFGLTYSPVQLVLDCEVTAQVRRMLRGFEVNERTLALDLIRQVGPEGNFVTTDFTADNYRNEFWLGGLTECLAWEAWTAKEVRGMAARAEQKAREIMARPLEPVLSREQSDEIDRIVASHARSVLEGRG comes from the coding sequence ATGGAGGCACAGATGGCAAGGCTGTCCGGCAGGGTCCGTGTCCTGAGCGACAGGGAGATGCAGCTCGTACATTCTGCGGCGCTCGATATCCTGGCGGGCGTGGGCCTGCGGGTGCACCACGACCGGGCGCGGCAGCACCTGATCGAGGCCGGGGGCTCGCTGTGCGCGGATGGTCTCACAGTGAAAATACCTACCGACGTGGTGGAGAACGCAGTAGCGCACCTTCGGCGCGATTTCCTCAGCCCGGCGCGGGTCGGGCTCAAGCAGGCCCAGCGCTACTCGGAGTTCAGCTACTGGCAGCGCGGCGAGGAGCTGCACCACGATTTCGCGGTCAACGCGGGCGGTTTCTGCGCCCTGTTGCTGGACCTGGAGGGACGCCGCCGCTACGCCACGCTGGAGGATGTCTACGACTCGTTCAAGCTGATCAACGCCCTGGATGAGATCACCTGGTCCGGCTTGCCGGTCTCCGACCAGGGAATGCCGCACGAGCTGCGTTGCGTGACCCTGGCCGCCGAGCTGGTCAAGTACACGCGCAAGATCGGCGGGATCGAGGCCTGGAGCGTGGCCGACATCCGCGCCATCGAGGAGATAGCCATTGTGGTGCGCGGCAGCCGCGAGGCGCTATTGCGCGAGCCGGTGCTGGTGGGCTACGCCGAGACCCGCTCGCCCCTGGCGCTCGACCCCAACATGGCCGAGATTTTCATCGAGTACGTGCGCCGCGGCCTGCCGCAGTCGCTGGACACCATGCCCGCGGCCGGGACCACCGCCCCGGCCAGCGGCGCGGCCACCCTGGCCCTGGGCCTGGCCGAGACCCTGGCCGGGCTGGTCCTGGGCTGGGCCGTGAACCCCGAGGCCGTGCTGAGCCTCGATTTCACCGGCGGCTACTGCGACATGGGCACGCTCAGTTTCCCCTACGCCGGGCCGGACCGGGCCACACTGCTGGGGGCGCGCATCCAGATTTTCCGCGAGCTGTACGGAATCACCGCCGGTGTGCACGGCGGCAAGACCAACTCCTGCGAGCCGGGGTTCCAGGCCGGGATGGAGAAAGCCCTCTCCAGCCTGTTCCCCCTTCTGTGCGGGGCCTGCGGGATCGGCACGGTGGGGCAGTTGGAGTTCGGCCTCACCTACAGCCCGGTCCAGCTGGTGCTGGACTGCGAGGTCACGGCCCAGGTGCGCCGCATGCTGCGCGGCTTCGAGGTGAACGAGCGGACCCTGGCCCTCGACCTGATCCGTCAGGTCGGCCCGGAGGGCAATTTTGTCACCACCGATTTCACCGCTGACAACTACCGCAACGAGTTCTGGCTGGGCGGCCTGACCGAATGCCTGGCCTGGGAGGCCTGGACTGCGAAAGAGGTGCGCGGCATGGCGGCCCGGGCCGAACAGAAAGCGCGCGAGATCATGGCCCGCCCGCTGGAGCCGGTCTTGAGCCGCGAGCAGAGCGACGAGATCGACCGGATCGTGGCCTCCCACGCCCGGAGCGTGCTGGAGGGACGGGGCTGA